CCAAGCCAGTGCGTCCTTTGGCTCTCTCGGCGTTTAAAACTCCCTGGGAAGTTATCCCCATAAAAGCAAAAAAGTAGTCTGTCCCCTGGGTTCTAAAAGTAAAAAAGCAGTCTGTCCCCGGCGCAGAATCACCAGGGTGAAAGTGATTATGCAATGTTTTCGATACCGATACCGATTCCGATTCCAAAGATCGAATCTGAGCAAAAGTATCATACCTGTTGTATTTTCATCTGATCAGTTATACCGATTTTCTCTTTTTAACAAGGAACGACACTGTTGATACAGTATACAGGATTCAAATACTGCCCGAACTGCGGGAATGAGGCTCTGGAGGTTTTTCTTAAAAACGGGATCAAATGCAGGAACTGCGGATATATTTATTTCCACAACATGGCATCTGCGGTAGGAGGGATAATTATCTCTAATAAAGAGATACTGCTGGCTAAGCGCGCACATGATCCATGTATAGGGATGTTTGACCTGCCCGGTGGTTTTGTCGATTACGGGGAGACGCTTGAAGGTGCCCTCAAGAGAGAGATCCGTGAAGAGATCGGCATAGAAGTATCTGAACCAGAGTATATCGGGTCTTTTCCAAATACCTACTATTATGAGAATGTCACCTATTTTACTTCCGATGCCTTTTTCGTATGCAGAATGCTGAACAATGAGCAGCCGGTATTGAGCACTGAAATAAGCGGTTTGATATTTGTAAAACCGGAAGCTATACCTTTTCAACAGATTGCCTTTGAATCAGCCAGAGCTGCCCTGCGCTATTTCAGTTCCATTTCATCCAGGTTTATTTAGTTCTGTTCAAACGTCAAGACCGGGTTCAATCTTCCGCAGAAATGACATGCAAGGTAAGAATGTGTTTGTAATGAATCAATTCAGTTTCAAGGCGTCATGTCTGTGAAAACAGGCATCCAGTTCTCTTAAATATCAACATTTTGATTTGCTTCGCAGGGATGTAATGAAGCGTAAGAGAGCTATTTGTGATTTAATAAAGAAAATTCAAATATTCTTCCTGATGACATCTTCCATTTTACCTGCAATAATATCCCAATCCAGTGACTTTGCATAATCCAGGGCATTTTCCTGCAATCGTTCACGCAATTCATTGCTTTTCAGCAGAGTAACTGCTTTTGAACAAAAATCATCGATATTACCCGGTTCATATAACAAACCTGTTACCTCATCCTGAACAGAATCGCGCAGCCCTTCAACGTTACTTGAAAGCGATACAGTTCCACACAGGTTTGCCTCGATATTGTTTATCCCCCACCCCTCTTTTGCGGATGGATTTACAAATATCGTAGCTCTGCTCAGAAAATCCCGCTTGGTGCTTTCGTCAATTCTTCCTAAAAAGGAAACCAAATCTGCTACTCCGGAAATTTCCGCAATCTTTTTCAGCTCCTCAAGATAATCACCACTTCCAGCAATTTCCAGCTTTACCTCAGGTATTTCTCTCTTCAACACTGGAAGAGACCTGATCAGAAACTGTACATTCTTATATTTCATAAGCCTTCCAACATACGCCAGCACAGGCGAGGAAGCTTTAGGAACTGTGGGATGAAAAAAAGAGGTGTCAATTCCAGGTTCCACGATGTGAACATGTTCTTCAGGGACTCCGGCTTTTACTATATCTTCTCTGGTGCTTCTGGAAATAGCAACAAACGATTCTTTTTTGTATACAGGACTGAA
This DNA window, taken from Fibrobacter sp., encodes the following:
- a CDS encoding NUDIX domain-containing protein, which translates into the protein MIQYTGFKYCPNCGNEALEVFLKNGIKCRNCGYIYFHNMASAVGGIIISNKEILLAKRAHDPCIGMFDLPGGFVDYGETLEGALKREIREEIGIEVSEPEYIGSFPNTYYYENVTYFTSDAFFVCRMLNNEQPVLSTEISGLIFVKPEAIPFQQIAFESARAALRYFSSISSRFI
- a CDS encoding glycosyltransferase family 4 protein encodes the protein MKKSILVINWRDILNPEAGGAEIYYHEIFKRLVHRGFDVTVLAHSFDKEKEVVYEGIKTIRIGNKYLFNYSVIPWLIKNSNKYNMIIEDLNKVPFFTPLFVRRPRLHMVMHFFGKSIFQETNFILASYIYLMEKLFSPVYKKESFVAISRSTREDIVKAGVPEEHVHIVEPGIDTSFFHPTVPKASSPVLAYVGRLMKYKNVQFLIRSLPVLKREIPEVKLEIAGSGDYLEELKKIAEISGVADLVSFLGRIDESTKRDFLSRATIFVNPSAKEGWGINNIEANLCGTVSLSSNVEGLRDSVQDEVTGLLYEPGNIDDFCSKAVTLLKSNELRERLQENALDYAKSLDWDIIAGKMEDVIRKNI